A region of Anaeromicrobium sediminis DNA encodes the following proteins:
- the flgL gene encoding flagellar hook-associated protein FlgL has product MRVTNSMLSQNVIWNINKNLTYMNELNIQMATGKKIQKPSDDPVCTAKSLEYRTYISQIEQYEKNAEDALGWMKVTEQALDGIEDVIGRTRELTVQASSESLSESDYEVIAIEIEQLEAQLIEIGNYSYAGRYVFGGYGTNTLPFEVIDTPVGDEIMYKDSYLSLGGPYAGSVEDDEILAFYSANEDKILTEDDKNQDIMYNIGRSSEVDVNVEGYEIFGDDEKGIFGTFQKIEMALAGETEYKVVNDSVSPPVVETYELELTELLEDLDENLNQVLAVRADLGAKMSYVELTQNRLSDEYVTYTGLMSMNEDVDMAEVAMELASAQSVYEASLAAGSKIILPSLADFIT; this is encoded by the coding sequence ATGAGAGTAACTAATAGCATGCTATCTCAAAATGTAATATGGAATATAAACAAGAATCTTACATATATGAATGAATTAAATATCCAGATGGCTACGGGAAAAAAGATTCAAAAACCTTCTGATGATCCTGTATGTACTGCAAAATCTTTGGAATATAGAACTTATATATCTCAAATAGAACAATATGAAAAAAATGCAGAAGATGCTCTTGGTTGGATGAAGGTTACAGAACAAGCACTAGATGGAATAGAAGATGTAATAGGAAGAACGAGAGAACTTACAGTTCAGGCATCTAGTGAAAGTCTTTCAGAATCTGATTATGAAGTGATAGCTATTGAGATAGAACAATTAGAAGCACAACTTATTGAAATAGGAAATTACTCTTACGCAGGAAGATATGTCTTTGGAGGTTATGGCACAAATACCCTACCCTTTGAAGTAATAGACACTCCTGTTGGAGATGAAATTATGTATAAGGATAGCTATTTATCATTAGGTGGACCTTATGCTGGATCTGTGGAAGATGATGAAATTTTAGCTTTTTATAGTGCAAATGAAGATAAGATCCTTACAGAAGATGATAAAAATCAAGACATAATGTATAACATAGGACGAAGTAGTGAAGTAGATGTTAATGTAGAGGGTTATGAGATCTTTGGAGATGATGAAAAGGGCATATTTGGAACTTTTCAAAAGATAGAGATGGCCTTAGCTGGTGAAACGGAGTATAAGGTAGTAAACGATAGTGTATCTCCTCCTGTGGTGGAAACTTATGAACTTGAGCTAACGGAATTATTAGAGGATTTAGATGAAAACTTAAATCAAGTACTTGCCGTAAGGGCAGATTTAGGTGCAAAGATGAGCTATGTAGAACTTACACAAAATAGATTAAGTGACGAATACGTCACCTATACAGGTCTCATGAGCATGAATGAAGATGTGGATATGGCAGAAGTGGCAATGGAGCTTGCCAGTGCTCAATCAGTTTACGAAGCCTCCCTTGCAGCTGGATCTAAAATTATACTTCCTTCCCTTGCAGACTTTATTACATAA
- a CDS encoding response regulator transcription factor produces the protein MSYKVYIVEDEINFNKVLTLYFENEGWDVKSFFRGSDAINAIYDTPHMWIIDVTLPDMNGYELMHKIKKHSKDTPVLFMSGNSSTSERVLGLEIGGSDFVQKPFSPRELIIRANRIIETRYRRTSITDNVNTVKFRDYIIDETQRAVFKNNMPIELTSKEFDFLKLLAKNTGQAFSREQIINCIWGVNSYVNDRVVDDLIRRLRRKLPNLRIETIYGYGYRACG, from the coding sequence ATGTCTTATAAAGTATATATTGTGGAAGATGAAATAAATTTTAATAAAGTTTTGACCCTGTATTTTGAAAATGAAGGATGGGATGTAAAATCCTTTTTTAGAGGGAGCGATGCCATCAATGCCATATATGACACTCCACATATGTGGATTATAGATGTAACACTTCCTGATATGAATGGATATGAACTTATGCATAAAATTAAGAAACATAGTAAGGATACACCTGTACTATTTATGTCTGGAAATTCTTCAACTTCCGAAAGGGTGTTGGGCCTTGAAATAGGAGGAAGTGATTTTGTTCAAAAACCATTTTCTCCAAGGGAGTTAATAATACGTGCAAATAGAATTATTGAGACAAGGTATAGAAGAACTTCCATAACTGACAATGTAAATACTGTTAAGTTTCGTGACTATATAATAGATGAAACTCAAAGGGCTGTGTTTAAAAACAACATGCCTATAGAGCTTACATCAAAAGAATTTGATTTTTTAAAGCTTTTAGCTAAAAATACAGGACAGGCTTTTTCTCGTGAACAAATAATAAATTGTATATGGGGAGTAAACAGTTATGTAAATGATAGAGTTGTAGATGACCTCATAAGACGATTGAGAAGAAAACTTCCCAATTTAAGAATAGAAACCATATATGGTTATGGTTACAGAGCTTGTGGATAA
- the fliD gene encoding flagellar filament capping protein FliD has translation MYIAGATSSSRVTGMVSGMDTDQMVKDLMEVEKQPLDKAYQDKQLTEWTMDAYRDVTMEIKEFEDSYFNYLNSSNNMLSSSTYIIYDTVCSNESAVKVSAGSESVEGNHTMEVLNVATSASLESNSGISKGIEGISVPDFTAAHGKSFEMSVDGTTKTINIDSSINDVVDMQAAIDDAYGAGKIEVSTNPSGALTFEPVADSGIHNIELVSKSDDALEDLGFGSGAILNNRIDTSDTLEEVSLNMETPFTFDSEGNVSFTINGEEFEFHKSTTLDKMMNEINTNSAAGVYFTYDEISDEFKFTATQTGAGNSINITESGSNFMASAKIDDYTSGEDAQVILDGETLTRSDNTFSVSGITYTVLAETTEPVNMSISLDVDSVYENIMSFVDAYNELIDSLHDTVSEEYDRDYPPLTNEEKSQMSDEEIELWEEQAKTGLLSSDPIIEDILRDMRVALYDPVDGVSLTLADIGITTGSYDEYGKLVVDEDKLKESIEDNPQGVMNLFCKESSSHPGTNTARNLDGDEREVRYEEEGLAYRLYDIMEDNVSIYRNANGSKGTLLEKVGMIGDSSEYDNIYYSRIEDYEEEIEELEEKMLDKENYYYEQFAAMEVYLQEMNSQLESIMSMFSE, from the coding sequence ATGTATATAGCAGGTGCTACCAGTTCATCACGTGTAACGGGAATGGTATCGGGAATGGATACTGACCAAATGGTAAAGGATTTAATGGAAGTTGAAAAACAGCCCCTTGATAAAGCATATCAAGACAAGCAGCTTACAGAGTGGACAATGGATGCCTATAGAGATGTGACTATGGAAATTAAAGAGTTTGAAGATAGTTATTTTAATTACTTAAATTCTTCAAACAATATGTTATCATCATCTACTTATATTATATATGACACGGTTTGTAGCAATGAAAGTGCTGTGAAAGTGTCAGCAGGGTCAGAATCAGTAGAGGGTAATCATACAATGGAAGTTTTAAATGTGGCCACATCTGCAAGTCTTGAAAGTAATTCGGGCATAAGTAAAGGAATTGAAGGTATATCTGTCCCTGATTTTACTGCAGCCCATGGAAAGAGCTTTGAAATGAGTGTGGATGGTACTACAAAGACTATTAATATAGATAGTTCTATAAATGATGTGGTAGATATGCAGGCAGCTATAGATGATGCATATGGAGCAGGTAAAATAGAGGTTAGTACCAACCCTAGTGGAGCTTTGACCTTTGAGCCAGTAGCCGATAGTGGTATACATAATATAGAATTAGTAAGTAAATCAGATGATGCCCTTGAAGATTTAGGTTTTGGCAGTGGGGCTATTTTAAATAATAGAATAGATACATCAGATACTCTAGAAGAAGTATCTTTGAATATGGAGACACCTTTTACTTTCGATTCAGAGGGAAATGTGTCTTTTACTATAAATGGAGAAGAATTTGAGTTTCATAAAAGCACTACCCTAGATAAAATGATGAATGAAATTAATACAAATTCAGCGGCTGGAGTATATTTTACATATGATGAGATTTCAGATGAGTTCAAATTTACAGCTACTCAAACGGGAGCTGGAAATAGTATTAATATAACAGAGTCAGGAAGTAATTTTATGGCAAGTGCTAAAATAGATGATTATACATCAGGGGAAGATGCTCAAGTTATTTTAGATGGAGAAACACTTACAAGGAGTGATAATACATTTAGTGTATCTGGGATAACTTATACTGTTTTAGCAGAGACTACAGAGCCTGTTAACATGTCTATATCCTTAGATGTAGATTCTGTGTATGAAAATATAATGAGTTTTGTAGATGCATATAATGAACTTATAGACTCTCTTCATGATACTGTGTCAGAGGAGTATGATAGAGATTATCCCCCTCTTACCAATGAAGAAAAAAGTCAAATGTCTGATGAGGAGATAGAATTATGGGAGGAGCAGGCTAAAACAGGTCTTCTTAGTAGTGATCCCATAATAGAAGATATCCTTAGGGATATGAGAGTGGCTTTATATGACCCTGTAGATGGTGTATCTCTAACTCTTGCAGATATAGGAATAACCACAGGGTCTTATGATGAGTACGGAAAGTTAGTTGTAGATGAAGATAAATTAAAAGAATCTATAGAAGATAATCCTCAAGGAGTAATGAATTTATTTTGTAAAGAATCCTCTTCACACCCAGGAACTAATACAGCTAGAAATTTAGATGGCGATGAAAGAGAAGTTAGATATGAAGAAGAAGGTCTTGCCTATAGATTATATGACATTATGGAAGACAATGTATCCATATATAGAAATGCCAATGGGAGCAAGGGCACACTTCTTGAAAAGGTAGGTATGATTGGAGATTCATCAGAATACGATAATATTTATTATAGTAGAATTGAAGATTATGAAGAAGAAATAGAAGAATTAGAAGAAAAGATGCTAGATAAGGAAAATTACTATTATGAACAGTTTGCTGCTATGGAAGTTTATCTGCAAGAGATGAATTCACAGCTTGAATCTATAATGTCCATGTTTTCAGAGTAG
- the flgK gene encoding flagellar hook-associated protein FlgK: MASTFAGLAISANGLYASQSALYTTNSNISNADTPGYSRQVVNQTNGYAFSQGNVMIGTGPEVVSVDRMRDEYIDKKYWAENPSLGEWETKSNILLEIEGIFAEPSTSGINSVMSDFYSALEVLSTNPTGMAERALLLQTGTAMCETLNDTAQKLVDLQQQINNDINMKVNEINSIGDQIAKLNEQIYELELTGANANELRDERDLLVDELSKIIEIQAEEVKVGTLPNGQADTKFQITLNGHYLVNGSSSNKLETYNADTSSTGQPLYGIKWEDSDIVVDPKGGELKGCFDLRDGTGENSEYKGIPYYLEELDEFARTFAMAFNEGVYGDGVKYSEGHADGYGLDGSTGTRFFTYDNMSSDDFMASGSDMESAYDNITALNISVSSDVENDLNKIAASSKSGEEGNNENIKSIIDICNDTKMFNQGSADDYINSVLTTLGTENQHATGKMNNEANLVQQIEYTRLSVSSVSIDEEMSNMVRYQQTYEAAAKMIDVWKEIYEVTINEIGG, from the coding sequence ATGGCTTCAACTTTTGCAGGCCTTGCCATATCTGCTAATGGCCTTTATGCCAGTCAAAGTGCACTATACACCACAAATAGTAATATAAGTAATGCTGATACACCTGGTTATTCAAGACAAGTAGTAAATCAAACTAATGGATATGCTTTTAGTCAAGGCAATGTGATGATTGGTACAGGTCCTGAAGTAGTTTCAGTAGATAGAATGAGAGATGAATATATAGATAAAAAGTATTGGGCTGAAAATCCTTCCCTTGGCGAATGGGAGACAAAGAGTAATATTTTATTGGAGATTGAAGGTATATTTGCAGAACCTTCTACTTCTGGAATAAATAGTGTTATGAGTGATTTTTATTCAGCCCTAGAAGTACTTTCAACTAATCCTACAGGAATGGCAGAAAGAGCCCTTCTTCTTCAAACGGGAACGGCCATGTGTGAAACTTTAAATGATACGGCACAAAAGCTAGTAGATCTTCAGCAGCAAATAAATAATGATATAAATATGAAAGTGAATGAAATAAATTCAATAGGAGATCAAATAGCTAAATTAAATGAACAAATATATGAGCTGGAGTTAACGGGAGCTAATGCTAATGAACTTAGGGATGAAAGAGATCTTTTGGTAGATGAACTTTCAAAGATAATTGAAATTCAAGCAGAAGAAGTAAAAGTGGGAACTCTTCCAAATGGACAAGCAGATACTAAATTTCAAATAACTTTAAATGGACATTATTTAGTAAATGGCAGTAGTTCAAATAAATTAGAAACTTATAATGCGGATACATCTAGTACAGGACAGCCTTTATACGGAATAAAGTGGGAAGATAGTGATATTGTAGTAGACCCAAAGGGAGGAGAATTAAAGGGATGTTTTGATTTAAGAGATGGTACAGGGGAAAATAGTGAATATAAGGGTATTCCCTATTATCTAGAAGAGTTAGATGAATTTGCAAGGACCTTTGCCATGGCATTTAATGAAGGCGTATATGGAGATGGAGTTAAATATTCTGAGGGACATGCAGATGGGTATGGTCTAGATGGAAGTACTGGTACAAGATTTTTTACTTATGATAATATGTCCTCCGATGACTTTATGGCTAGTGGATCTGATATGGAATCAGCCTATGATAATATAACAGCTCTTAATATTTCTGTATCTTCAGATGTTGAAAATGATTTAAATAAAATTGCAGCATCTTCAAAAAGTGGAGAAGAGGGAAATAATGAAAATATAAAGAGCATTATAGATATTTGTAATGATACTAAAATGTTTAATCAAGGAAGTGCAGATGACTATATTAATTCAGTTCTTACAACTTTGGGAACGGAAAATCAACATGCCACTGGAAAGATGAACAATGAAGCCAACCTTGTGCAACAAATAGAGTATACAAGACTTTCTGTATCTAGTGTTTCTATAGATGAAGAAATGAGCAATATGGTCAGATATCAACAAACATATGAGGCAGCAGCTAAAATGATAGATGTATGGAAAGAAATATATGAAGTCACAATCAATGAGATAGGAGGATAA